Genomic segment of Pseudoalteromonas sp. NC201:
GTGCGCCTATTTTGGTATTAATCAACAATAATTCCGCTTCAGCGGCCGAGATTTTAGCCGCCGCACTCAAGGATAATAAACGTGCCTTAGTCGTTGGCTTACGTTCCTATGGTAAAGGTTCAGTGCAATCCTTGATCCCAATTGGCAATGGTACTACTGCATTAAAGTTAACGACAGCGAGATACTACACACCAGCAGGTACATCAATTGAAGGTAAAGGCATAGAGCCCGATGTATATTTTACCAAACAAGCGCTTTCCCTGTTAGATAAAAGCGCTATAATCACTGGTGAAGAATCAATCAAAACAACAGGTATTGAACAACTTGCCTCGCATTGGCCTAAGGCACTGGCGTTAGTTCAATCACAGTAAATAAAAAACGGTCCTGTAGGGCTGTAAACTATAATAATAATTTGTGTGCTAAAAAAAATAATCGGGATAATACTGGCCTGCATGACTTTTGCAGTGCCAGCAAAACAGTTTGCCATTGTTATAGACGATATTGGCAATCACCAACGTGACTTAGAGTTGCTGTCCTTACCGGGTGGGATCACCTTTTCGATCCTGCCCCACACCCCTTTTTCTCAACAATTTGCCTTTGCAGCCAGTCGCCAACAACGCGAGCTTTTATTACATGTGCCAATGCAGGCACAAGACACGGAAAAGGCCCTTGGCCCGGGCGCATTAACCACCGATATGGAAAAGTGGCAGTTGCAAATGACACTTGGCAATGCGCTATCGACACTGCCTCAGGTTAAAGGCGTAAACAATCACATGGGCTCAGCATTAACAGAACAAATAGAGCCAATGAAATGGACAATGGAAATACTAAAAAAGCGCGGATTATACTTTTTGGATAGCCGTACCACTAGCCACAGTCAAGCCCAATATGCTGCCAACCTTTACGGCGTAAAAAACGTCGCTCGACAGATCTTTCTAGATAATGATATATCCACTGAGGCGCTCAACAAGCAGTGGCAACATATGCTTAAGCTACTTGATAATCACGAGCATGTTATTATCATTGCGCACCCATATAAGGAAACCGCCGCCTTTCTTGCAGCCAAGTTAGCTGAGCTTGAAAGTATTGATGCCAAACTTGTTCCCGTGTCTCAACTGGTTGAACAAAAATACGTACGACTTGCAGAAATTGCTGAGCAACACGCTATTTCCGGGCAATTAAGGCTCCAAGAATAAAGATTAGCAATGATTATCATCAGACAATTTCAAAGCGGCGAAGAAGCAGTGTTACGCAAGCTTATGTTTGACACAATACGCTCGGTAAATATACAGCATTACTCCAATAGCCAAGTTAATGCATGGGCACATAGCGACGTTGTCGATAAAAGCTGGCAAGACCGATTAAGGAGCAATCAGCCCCTTGTCGCCGTACTAAATGGTAAAATTGTTGGCTTTGCCGATATCCAAGCTGACGGTCTTATTGATCACTTTTTTTGCCATGCAGAACATCAAGGCCAAGGCATAGGTAAAGCACTTATGCTCGCACTCTTAGAACACAGCAAAATAACCAACACAACGCGCTTATTTTCCCATGTTAGTAAAACGGCTAAACCTTTCTTTGAATATTTTGGTTTCCAAGTGATAAAGGAACAACAAGTGAAGGTTCGTGGCGAAGTGTTAACTAATTACCTGATGGAAAAGAGTATGCCTGCCTGCTAGCAGGCATACGAACTTTCTTCCCTAATCTATGGGCGCAAACCGCGTGGGTAAGGCACTAAATTGCAAGGATGGATTTTGCTTCATCCACTTTTTCTTATTAGGGATTTGGATCTTAAATTCATCATCCGTCACAAACTTTTGGGTTTTACCCTTGGCATCCACAAACTGAATTGATGCAGGCTCGGTAAATGTAAACTCTAGTTCATCAAAGCTTGGAGCAAACCAAGACAAGCTACCTGCCATCAACTCAACAAAAGCGTCCATATCCTCTAAAAGAATAAACAAATCGCGATACATAACCTGCTGCTTAGTCAACGGCGCTATATCGGTATTGACCAGAATCGCAACGGCACCTTTTTCTTGATTGATCACTAAATTAACTTGATCTGCACGAGACTGCGGGAGAATAGGTAAATCAATATTGCCGTCTTTGTCTATGATACCGTTGGCAATGATCTTGTCATCTTGCTCCAGCCAAAGTTTAACATCCTCAAGCGCGATATCAGGCTGCTTCACTTCCACTGTAAATTTAGACAAGATATATTGCGACTGCGCTTTGTTGGCGATTAAATCTAGAATTTGATTAATCTCACCATATTCAACACTTCGCTCAGCGGCGAAAACAGAGTTGCAAAGTAAGCTCGCAACAGCACCTAACATCAGTAACTTTTTCATTGGGTTATCCTTTCTTATTGTTGTCTTCATAAGAGGAGCTCTTCGAGAAATAGTTCAAAACTTGATCTCAATTCCATACATGCCAAATAGATCAAGCTAAACTCAACATAAGCATATGGAGTGAAAAGGAGTAGCAGATGACCCAAACCGTAGCTGATTTAATGACCCCAGATCCGTTCGCAGTGATTGCTGAAAATACCTTGCAAGATGCGCACAATTTAATGAAAGAAAAAAATGTTCGTCACATTCCAGTGATTGACGAAGCAGGAGCCTTAGTTGGTATGCTCACGCAAAAGATTATGATCGCCAAGGTAATGGGAATAATGGCAACCTATGGCGCAAATGCGCTTGCCAGAAAAGAAAAGCAAACAAAAGTACAAGATATTATGGCGACCGATTTTGCGAGCGTGCGCCCAAGCCAATCACTACAAGATGTGGTGCGCTTTTTTGTCGATAATCGCCATGGCTGTATGCCTGTGGTAGACGAGCAAAACAAATTGGTTGGAATACTGACTTCATCAGACTTTGTGCGACTCGCTGCTGCACTCTTGTCTTAAACGTGGTAACAAGCGAGTGTATTCCACTGTCTCGCGGAATACACTCAGCTAACTGCATGATTACGCTTTTTCTTGAAGCGTTCTCGCTACGGTTCTCATGCCTAAGGTCGTTGCACCTGCGGCCCATTGACCACTAGCGCTATTTTGGAAAGAAGCCGCAAGGTCGATATGCACCCAACCTTGACCTTCGTTTGGTACAAAGCGAGACAGGAAACCCGCTGCATTTGATGCACCACCAAAGCCGCCACCTTTTTGCGCTCGGCTGTTAGCTGTATCCGCATAAGGCGATGGACAGTTATTTTGGTGCCACTTTTCTAGAGGCAATGGCCACGCGGCTTCAAATTCGTCACTCGCGAACTGCTGTACATCACCGACAAGTGTTTTGTCTAAACCAAATAACGCATTGTACTCTTGGCCTACAGCAACGAGCGCGGCGCCCGTTAATGTCGCAGCATCAATGATAAGCTCTGCGCCTGTTTCACCGGCAGCCATCAAGCCATCAGCAAGCACCAAGCGACCCTCTGCATCGGTATTTACGATTTCAACTGTGGTACCATTTTTGTAGGTAAGAATATCACCTAACTTATAGGCATGGCCTGAGATAAGGTTCTCAGCACAACATAGGAACAACTTAACACGACGGTCAAAACCACGTTGAATAGCCAGCGCTAAACCAGCCGTTACTGTTGCCGCACCGCCCATATCACACTTCATCGTAAGCATGCCTTCGCTTGGCTTAATCGAGTAGCCACCTGAGTCAAACGTGATCCCTTTACCCACAAGTGCTGCGCTAACTGGTGCGTCATCATTACCTGTTGGGTTGTAGTCAAGCTCAAGCAACACAGGAGGACGCTCACTGCCGCGTCCCACTTCGTGGATACCAATCCATTGCTGCTCTAACAGCGCGTCGCCTTTAATGATTTGATAGCTAACATGCTCAGGTGCCAATGACTGAATAAACTCAGCCGCTTTTCCAGCAAGGCTTTCAGGATAAATATCTTCGGCCGTCCCGTTGATCATCTGACGCATCCATGTTGCCGACGCTTTTAGTGCATCAAGTTCGTTAAGACTTGACTGGTCGTTGTCAACAAACACCACACCATCTAATGCTTTTGGTGACACAAAACCTTGATAAAAAGCCCATTGAGATTCAGTACACCACAAGCCACCTTCTAGATGAACTTGTTTAATCCCTTGTTGTGCGATGCTACGAGCCGCCTTTTGAATATTCTTCAGCGTTTCGTCTTGTTGTAAATGGATAAAAGCACCGTCCTTTTCAAACGACAATGCAGCACCAGCAGATAAATACTCTGGTTTTGCGTCTTCACTCAGTCGTACAATAAATTTCTCTGACATTCTCTTTTCACTCTTGTGCTTGTAAGTGTGGTTAAGTGTACACTAGCCACTAAATACACCCAACCTAAAGCGACCAATGAAGTTTTCTAGGCAATTACAACAAGCAACCTTGCTCAAACGATATAAACGCTTTCTTGTCGATTTACGCGCCCCAAGTGGTGACGAATTCACCGTACACTGCGCCAATACTGGTAGAATGACCAATTGTGCTGACCCGGGATTTACGGCCTATTACTCCACCAGCGATAACCCTAAACGAAAGTACATTCATTCGTTGGAGCTGACGCAAGATAATGATGGTCATTTTATTTGTGTAAATACAGCGGTGGCCAATAAAGTGTCTGTTGAGGCCATAGAGCAAGGAAGAATAACGCAACTGCAAGGCTACAAAACACTTCAAACTGAGGTGAAATACGGGGCTGAAAATAGCCGAATTGATATTTTGTTGAGCGACCTCGAAAATGGACAATCCTCGCAATTCTGCTACGTTGAAGTAAAGTCGGTGACTTTGCTCGAGCAACAGCAAGGTTTTTTCCCTGATGCAGAAACCTTAAGAGGTCAAAAACATCTTAGAGAATTAATCCACATTAAACAGCAAGGTCATCGTGCGGTGTTACTGTTTGCCGCGCTCCATACAGGGATAAATTGTGTCAAACCAGCCAGCCATATCGATCAAAAATATGCAGCGTTAGTAAAAGAAGCAATTTCTCATGGGGTAGAAATCATTGCTTACCGAGCGCATATTGACGACAACCAAGTACAATTAATTGAAGAAATTCCTTTTGATTACGCTTGACTTTTTTCATGCTGCCCACATATAGCCGTGATAGTTTTCTCCCCCAAATAGTTAAACATTGAAAAAAGTGGCTGACATTTGCAGTAAAAAAGTGTTTGCTAAGGGGTAAAGATTTTGCTATTTATACCCGCCGGCGAAAGCTGGGGTTATGTATTAAGGATTTAGGAGAATGGTATGCCAGACCAGAAAAAACTAGGGTTATTGGCTCAAGCCGGTGTAGAACCTTATCAAGAAAAGCCAGGCGAAGAATACATGAATGAAGCACAACGTGCTCATTTCAAAGCGATATTAGAAGCATGGCGTGCCGATCTACGTAATGAAGTAGATCGTACTAAGACACACATGCAAGACGAAGCGGCAAACTTTCCTGATCCTGTGGACCGTGCAGCGCAAGAAGAAGAGTTTTCTCTTGAACTGCGTACTCGCGACCGCGAGCGTAAGCTAATCAAGAAAATTGAGAAAACACTTCAACTTATCGAAGATGATGACTTCGGCTTTTGTGAGTCGTGCGGTATTGAAATCGGCATTCGCCGTTTAGAAGCGCGTCCAACAGCTGATCTTTGTGTTGATTGTAAATCTCTCGCAGAAATCAAAGAAAAACAACAAGGCAGAGGATAATCTCAGCCCTGTGTCCCCAAGCTTAAAGCAAACTGGGAGCTATCGCGGTCGATTTGCTCCCTCGCCTTCCGGACCGCTTCATTTCGGCTCTCTTGTGGCCGCCCTGAGTAGCTATTTAGATGCAAAAGTCAATCAAGGTAAATGGCTCGTTCGCATCGAAGATATAGACACACCGCGTGTAGTTGCGGGTGCTGCCGACAATATATTAACCACTCTTGAAGCATATGGCCTTTACTGGGATGAAGACGTTGTCTATCAATCGCAGCGCCATGCCCTATACCAAGCCTATTTGACGACACTAAAATCAGACTCCCTTGTGTATGCGTGTCAATGTACTAGAAGGCAAATTAAAGCAATGGGTGGGTTTTATAACAATCATTGCCGAGCTTTAGCGCTAAGTTGGCAAGATAACGCTTTGCGCCTACAGCAGCGCTGTCCAGTTACTGAATTTAATGATGCAATACAAGGCACGGTTGTCATTCCCCCTGCAATTGCGCATGAAGATTACATCGTTAAACGCCGCGACGGCTTATTTGCTTATCAATTGGTGGTGGTCGTTGACGACATAGAGCAAAAGATTAGTCATATCGTGCGTGGTGCCGACCTGCTAGAACCCACAGCAAGACAAATTAGTTTATTTCGACAACTCAATCGGCCATCACCTAAGTACGCTCACGTACCACTGGCTGTCGCAGAGCCCGGATATAAGTTATCTAAGCAGAATCATGCTCCAGCTATTGATAACCGCAACCCGTTACCAACCCTTTATGCCGCGCTGCGTTATTTGTATGTGCCAGTTGATTCTCTCCATAATTATCAAGATATTGAGGCATTACTGGCTCACGCTATTGACATTTTTAGTCTAGATCGCGTTCCTAAAGTACAAGAAATTCAACTAGACTCTCTAGAAAATGGCGATTTTGCTTTTCGCCCACTGTTTTCAAGTACTTCAATTTAGTCTCATTTGAGTATATGATAGCGAGCCTTAAATGCGACCTGTTTTAAGACAAAAGCAGTGGTTCACAACGACTAGAATAGAAAACTTGATTGCTCAGGAGACGAGTTATTATTTCCAAGCTTGTAAACTTTTGCCGCCAGTTTGTAACTGGAAAAGGCGATGAGACGGTGAAAATGGCCAGCCCGACACCTGCGATAATTCCTCGCAGCGAGCATGGTATATCTCGTAAACAATTTAGCCCTAACGCTATCAAAGTGCTCTATCGCTTAAAAGACGGTGGCTATGATGCCTACCTAGTTGGTGGTTGTATCCGCGATATCATGCTAGGAATAGAGCCTAAAGACTTTGATGTCGTTACCAATGCGACACCTGAACAAATCAAAAAGCTCTTCCGTAACTGTCGCTTAATAGGTCGTCGCTTCCGCCTTGCGCACATTGTTTTTGGACGGGAAATTATTGAAGTTGCCACCAT
This window contains:
- a CDS encoding divergent polysaccharide deacetylase family protein, producing the protein MTFAVPAKQFAIVIDDIGNHQRDLELLSLPGGITFSILPHTPFSQQFAFAASRQQRELLLHVPMQAQDTEKALGPGALTTDMEKWQLQMTLGNALSTLPQVKGVNNHMGSALTEQIEPMKWTMEILKKRGLYFLDSRTTSHSQAQYAANLYGVKNVARQIFLDNDISTEALNKQWQHMLKLLDNHEHVIIIAHPYKETAAFLAAKLAELESIDAKLVPVSQLVEQKYVRLAEIAEQHAISGQLRLQE
- a CDS encoding GNAT family N-acetyltransferase, which encodes MIIIRQFQSGEEAVLRKLMFDTIRSVNIQHYSNSQVNAWAHSDVVDKSWQDRLRSNQPLVAVLNGKIVGFADIQADGLIDHFFCHAEHQGQGIGKALMLALLEHSKITNTTRLFSHVSKTAKPFFEYFGFQVIKEQQVKVRGEVLTNYLMEKSMPAC
- a CDS encoding DUF2987 domain-containing protein; its protein translation is MKKLLMLGAVASLLCNSVFAAERSVEYGEINQILDLIANKAQSQYILSKFTVEVKQPDIALEDVKLWLEQDDKIIANGIIDKDGNIDLPILPQSRADQVNLVINQEKGAVAILVNTDIAPLTKQQVMYRDLFILLEDMDAFVELMAGSLSWFAPSFDELEFTFTEPASIQFVDAKGKTQKFVTDDEFKIQIPNKKKWMKQNPSLQFSALPTRFAPID
- a CDS encoding CBS domain-containing protein, which translates into the protein MTQTVADLMTPDPFAVIAENTLQDAHNLMKEKNVRHIPVIDEAGALVGMLTQKIMIAKVMGIMATYGANALARKEKQTKVQDIMATDFASVRPSQSLQDVVRFFVDNRHGCMPVVDEQNKLVGILTSSDFVRLAAALLS
- the pepB gene encoding aminopeptidase PepB, which codes for MSEKFIVRLSEDAKPEYLSAGAALSFEKDGAFIHLQQDETLKNIQKAARSIAQQGIKQVHLEGGLWCTESQWAFYQGFVSPKALDGVVFVDNDQSSLNELDALKASATWMRQMINGTAEDIYPESLAGKAAEFIQSLAPEHVSYQIIKGDALLEQQWIGIHEVGRGSERPPVLLELDYNPTGNDDAPVSAALVGKGITFDSGGYSIKPSEGMLTMKCDMGGAATVTAGLALAIQRGFDRRVKLFLCCAENLISGHAYKLGDILTYKNGTTVEIVNTDAEGRLVLADGLMAAGETGAELIIDAATLTGAALVAVGQEYNALFGLDKTLVGDVQQFASDEFEAAWPLPLEKWHQNNCPSPYADTANSRAQKGGGFGGASNAAGFLSRFVPNEGQGWVHIDLAASFQNSASGQWAAGATTLGMRTVARTLQEKA
- the sfsA gene encoding DNA/RNA nuclease SfsA, which encodes MKFSRQLQQATLLKRYKRFLVDLRAPSGDEFTVHCANTGRMTNCADPGFTAYYSTSDNPKRKYIHSLELTQDNDGHFICVNTAVANKVSVEAIEQGRITQLQGYKTLQTEVKYGAENSRIDILLSDLENGQSSQFCYVEVKSVTLLEQQQGFFPDAETLRGQKHLRELIHIKQQGHRAVLLFAALHTGINCVKPASHIDQKYAALVKEAISHGVEIIAYRAHIDDNQVQLIEEIPFDYA
- the dksA gene encoding RNA polymerase-binding protein DksA, whose product is MPDQKKLGLLAQAGVEPYQEKPGEEYMNEAQRAHFKAILEAWRADLRNEVDRTKTHMQDEAANFPDPVDRAAQEEEFSLELRTRDRERKLIKKIEKTLQLIEDDDFGFCESCGIEIGIRRLEARPTADLCVDCKSLAEIKEKQQGRG
- the gluQRS gene encoding tRNA glutamyl-Q(34) synthetase GluQRS, which translates into the protein MSPSLKQTGSYRGRFAPSPSGPLHFGSLVAALSSYLDAKVNQGKWLVRIEDIDTPRVVAGAADNILTTLEAYGLYWDEDVVYQSQRHALYQAYLTTLKSDSLVYACQCTRRQIKAMGGFYNNHCRALALSWQDNALRLQQRCPVTEFNDAIQGTVVIPPAIAHEDYIVKRRDGLFAYQLVVVVDDIEQKISHIVRGADLLEPTARQISLFRQLNRPSPKYAHVPLAVAEPGYKLSKQNHAPAIDNRNPLPTLYAALRYLYVPVDSLHNYQDIEALLAHAIDIFSLDRVPKVQEIQLDSLENGDFAFRPLFSSTSI